Genomic window (Gemmatimonadota bacterium):
GGGCGGCCGTGTGCAGCTCACCGTCGAGCGGACGCCGGAGGCCGTGCGCGTGGTGGTGGCCGATGATGGCCCGGGCGTTCCACGCGACATCCGCAAGCGGGTGTTCGACGCCGGCTTCACCACGAAGCAAGGTGGTTGGGGGCTCGGGCTCGCGCTGACGCGCCGCATTGTCACCGAGTCGCATGGCGGGGCCATCGTGCTCGTGCCGACGGACCGTGGTGCCACGTTCCAGATTACCTTCCCCGCATGACGGTCGTTGCTTCTCCCCGGTCGTACCTGGATGGGCTCAACCCGGCGCAGCGTGCGGCCGTGTTGCACCACGCCGGGCCCCTCCTGGTGCTCGCCGGCGCCGGTTCCGGCAAGACGCGCGTATTGACCACGCGGCTCGCGCACCTGATTCGACAGCATGGCGTTCACCCCGGCGAGATCCTCGCGGTGACGTTCACCAACAAGGCGGCGCGTGAGATGCGGGATCGCATCGGGCGCCTGCTGGAGCGCGAGCCGGCGGGGATGTGGTGCGGCACCTTCCACGCCATCGGGGCGCGGATGATCCGCATGCAAGCGCCCCTGGTGGGCCGCACCTCGAGCTTCACGATCTACGACGAGGACGACACCCTCGGCGCGATCAAGCGGTCCATGGAGCGCTTGCGCATTTCGGTGAAGGAACGAGCGCCGCAGGCCATCGCGGCGGCCATCTCCGACGCGAAGAATCAGCTCGTGGGACATGAGGAGTACGCCTCGTTGGCCCAGGACGCCTTCTCGGAAGACGTCGCCAAGGTGTACCGGGACCTGGATGCAGCGTTGCGACAGGCCAACGCGGTCACCTTTGACGACCTGCTCACGCTGCCTGTTGAGCTGCTCACCCGTCACCCGGCCGTGCTGGAGGGATACCGGGACCGCTTTCGGCACGTGTTGATCGACGAGTACCAGGACACCAACCGGGCGCAGTATCGTTTTGCGGTGCTCATGGCTGGCGGCGACGGCAACCTGATGGTGGTCGGTGACGACGACCAATCGATTTACGGCTGGCGCGGGGCGGACATCCGGAACATCCTCGACTTCGAGCGCGACTTTCCGGGCGCGACGGTCGTTCGGCTGGAGGAGAACTACCGCTCCACCCCCGAGATCCTCGCCGTGGCGAACGCCGCGATCTCCCAGAACGCGGAGCGCCGCGGCAAGACCCTGCGGACGACGCGCGCCAGCGGGGATCGCGTGACGGTCATGGCCGCGCTCGACGACCGCGACGAGGCGGAGTTTGTGGTCAGTGAGGTGCAGGCCCGCCGATTCGCATCGCGCGGGCGCCCACTCCGGGACTTTGCCGTCCTCTACCGAACGAACGCGCAGAGCCGGGCGATGGAAGAAGCCCTGCGGCGCGTGGGAATGCCATATCGACTCGTCGGCGCTGTCCGCTTTTATGACCGCCGCGAGATTCGCGACCTCATGGCGTACCTTAAGCTGGTGGCCAACCCGGCGGACGACGAGGCGTTCCGCCGGGCGATCGGGGTCCCGCGCCGCGGCGTGGGCGACACCACGGTCGAGGCGCTGGCGCAGGCGGCCTTCGTCGCGCGTCGCCCCATGTTGGCGATGGCGACCGACGCGGCCGCCATCGCGCCGTTCCGACCGGCCGCGCGACAGGCCCTGCAGTCGTTCGCGCAGCTGATCGGGGCGTTGCGCAC
Coding sequences:
- a CDS encoding UvrD-helicase domain-containing protein, yielding MTVVASPRSYLDGLNPAQRAAVLHHAGPLLVLAGAGSGKTRVLTTRLAHLIRQHGVHPGEILAVTFTNKAAREMRDRIGRLLEREPAGMWCGTFHAIGARMIRMQAPLVGRTSSFTIYDEDDTLGAIKRSMERLRISVKERAPQAIAAAISDAKNQLVGHEEYASLAQDAFSEDVAKVYRDLDAALRQANAVTFDDLLTLPVELLTRHPAVLEGYRDRFRHVLIDEYQDTNRAQYRFAVLMAGGDGNLMVVGDDDQSIYGWRGADIRNILDFERDFPGATVVRLEENYRSTPEILAVANAAISQNAERRGKTLRTTRASGDRVTVMAALDDRDEAEFVVSEVQARRFASRGRPLRDFAVLYRTNAQSRAMEEALRRVGMPYRLVGAVRFYDRREIRDLMAYLKLVANPADDEAFRRAIGVPRRGVGDTTVEALAQAAFVARRPMLAMATDAAAIAPFRPAARQALQSFAQLIGALRTMAVDASVDALLQEVIERTGFLDMLRAEGPEGQERVENVRELVAGAAESVVDDGGEVGLTPLDHFLQHASLVAGVDGLDPSADALTLMTLHNAKGLEFPVVFVTGVEEGLFPLARARETPSGLEEERRLFYVGITRAEDCLFITHARGRRRNGEFMPSMPSSFLREIPEQLVVARNTPRLRGSGKLGEESGSWRRGGGSSWARDEEERWDRPSAAARRPGVPVFRPTPSVAPEDESQDEPWLAVGARVRHVKFGEGVIAELSGTGREAKATIDFDDETIGRKRLVLAHAGLARGTD